One part of the Prunus persica cultivar Lovell chromosome G5, Prunus_persica_NCBIv2, whole genome shotgun sequence genome encodes these proteins:
- the LOC18776989 gene encoding uncharacterized protein LOC18776989: MAASTATSSATCNIHGNLSHTSTFLSSKPHYHSISGRPCNSASKSRPLTIVSMAPQKKVNKLDGGWQKKWYGAGIFYEGAEEVEVDVFKKLEKQKVLSKVEKAGLLTKAEELGLTLTSIEKLGLLSKAEELGLLSLLEKAAGFSPSALASAALPILVAAVAAIVLIPDDSGALVAVQAVVAGTLGAGAAGLLVGSVVLDGLQEAD; encoded by the exons ATGGCTGCCTCTACTGCAACATCTTCAGCTACTTGTAATATCCATGGAAATCTCAGCCACACCAGCACCTTCCTCTCCTCCAAACCTCACTACCATTCCATCTCTGGCCGTCCCTGCAACTCCGCATCCAAATCAAGACCTTTAACTATCGTTTCCATGGCACCCCAAAAGAAG GTGAACAAGCTCGACGGAGGCTGGCAGAAGAAGTGGTACGGAGCCGGAATCTTCTACGAAGGGGCGGAGGAAGTTGAAGTGGACGTCTTCAAGAAGCTGGAGAAGCAGAAGGTCCTCAGCAAAGTTGAAAAGGCTGGGCTTTTAACCAAGGCAGAGGAGCTTGGGCTGACCCTCACGTCGATTGAGAAATTGGGGCTGCTTTCGAAGGCCGAGGAGCTTGGGCTGCTCAGCCTGCTCGAGAAAGCTGCAGGCTTCTCCCCCTCTGCCTTGGCCTCTGCGGCGCTGCCGATTCTGGTGGCGGCGGTGGCGGCCATCGTGCTGATACCGGATGACTCGGGGGCGCTGGTGGCCGTGCAGGCTGTGGTGGCTGGTACGCTTGGGGCTGGCGCTGCTGGCTTGTTAGTTGGGTCAGTTGTCTTGGACGGCTTGCAAGAAGCCGATTGA
- the LOC18776461 gene encoding hypersensitive-induced response protein 1, which translates to MGNLFCCVQVDQSKVAVKEKFGRFVEVLEPGCHCLPWFLGHQIAGHLSLRLQQLDVRCETKTKDNVFVNVVASIQYRALADKADDAFYKLSNTRSQIQAYVFDVIRASVPKLNLDAAFEQKNEIAKAVEDELEKAMSAYGYEIVQTLIVDIEPDEHVKRAMNEINAAARMRVAANEKAEAEKILQIKRAEGEAESKYLSGLGIARQRQAIVDGLRDSVLGFSVNVPGTTAKDVMDMVLVTQYFDTMKEIGASSKSSAVFIPHGPGSVRDVASQIRDGLLQGSHQ; encoded by the exons ATGGGTAATCTTTTCTGTTGTGTACAAGTTGATCAATCCAAAGTAGCTGTAAAGGAAAAATTTGGTAGGTTTGTGGAGGTTCTTGAGCCAGGATGCCATTGCCTACCTTGGTTTCTTGGGCATCAGATTGCTGgtcatctctctcttcgttTGCAGCAACTGGACGTGCGCTGTGAGACCAAGACAAAG GACAACGTATTTGTCAACGTCGTTGCATCTATTCAATATCGTGCTCTGGCAGACAAAGCAGATGATGCCTTCTACAAACTCAGCAACACAAGGTCTCAAATCCAGGCCTATGTTTTTGATG tCATTAGAGCTAGTGTTCCAAAGCTCAACCTGGATGCTGCTTTTGAGCAAAAGAATGAAATTGCAAAAGCTGTGGAAGATGAGCTCGAGAAA GCTATGTCTGCTTATGGTTATGAGATTGTACAAACGCTCATTGTTGACATAGAACCAGATGAGCATGTGAAACGGGCAATGAACGAAATCAATGCTG CTGCAAGAATGCGGGTGGCAGCTAATGAGAAGGCAGAGGCAGAGAAGATTTTGCAAATTAAGCGGGCTGAGGGTGAGGCCGAGTCCAAGTATCTCTCTGGGCTGGGTATAGCTCGCCAGCGTCAAGCGATTGTAGATGGTTTGAGAGACAGTGTGCTGGGCTTCTCTGTCAATGTTCCAGGGACTACTGCAAAGGATGTCATGGACATGGTCCTTGTGACTCAGTATTTTGACACCATGAAGGAAATTGGCGCTTCCTCTAAATCCTCTGCCGTGTTTATTCCCCATGGACCTGGTTCTGTCCGTGATGTAGCTTCTCAGATTCGTGATGGACTTCTTCAGGGTTCTCACCAGTAG
- the LOC18776299 gene encoding mitochondrial outer membrane protein porin of 36 kDa has product MSHTPGASFNIGKEARDLLYKDFAYQPPVRFDYRSLNWNSDVSCKVKLIAPGLSTLFSFTIPDYGRVELQYENPFAGIAGGMGLIRNSSNTYDPVANFSGVVGIGGSSLFTIGADLAVDIATGAFDNFNAGLSFNSAFATVSLSLDKLDTLKASWYHMVNPLTNTALGAELKHSFSTNDTALAVGARHAFLPSTLAKARVSTHGSVGVVIQQGFWQKIFMSISGEVDFVGMNKSPKIGLSLAVRL; this is encoded by the exons ATGAGTCACACTCCAGGTGCCTCCTTCAACATTGGCAAGGAGGCCAGAG ATCTTCTCTACAAAGATTTTGCTTATCAACCGCCCGTGCGGTTTGATTATCGAAGCCTCAACTGGAACAGTGATGTTTCATGCAAAG TTAAACTGATTGCTCCTGGCCTCAGCACCCTCTTCAGTTTTACCATACCAGATTATGGCAGG GTGGAGCTGCAATATGAAAACCCTTTTGCTGGGATTGCTGGAGGAATGGGACTGATACGAAATTCTTCCAATACATATGATCCAGTTGCAAACTTCTCTGGTGTGGTAGGCATAGGAGGCAGTTCTCTGTTCACCATTGGAGCTGACCTTGCCGTTGACATAGCTACGGGGGCATTTGACAATTTCAACGCTGGTTTGAGCTTCAATAGTGCCTTTGCTACTGTTTCCTTGTCCTT GGACAAGCTTGATACTTTAAAAGCTTCATGGTACCACATGGTGAACCCCCTGACCAACACAGCCCTAGGAGCAGAGTTGAAACATAGCTTTTCAACAAATGATACTGCCCTCGCGGTCGGTGCCCGGCATGCATTTTTGCCCTCTACGCTGGCGAAGGCTCGAGTTAGCACGCACGGCAGCGTTGGTGTTGTTATACAGCAAGGATTCTGGCAAAAGATCTTTATGTCTATATCTGGAGAGGTGGATTTTGTAGGCATGAACAAAAGTCCAAAAATTGGACTGTCTCTGGCTGTTAGGCTCTAA